The DNA sequence CGAGTTCATTAGAAGCTGACAAACACAATGCATCGTATTTTGCTATTTTTTTACAAATGCAAGAGACTTTATCTATGACTTTAAAATCTTCTTTATATTTATCATAAATAATTTGGTATTTTTTAGATGTCAATTTTTTTTTCTGGAATAGACGAAGGATGTAATTATATATTCCCGGATTTTTAATAAAGTATTTCTTTATATTAGCTTCTTCAAGTGTATTGAAAATTTCCAGGAAAAAATCAGCTGCATCGTTTTTTCTCTCGGAACAATAAAGAAATTTTTCTAGGAGCTCTATACTTAAATTTGCAATAAAAAACATAGCTAAAGTTGGATCTGAGTTAATCACCTCTGTATTTAAAAGGATATTCAAACATTTTGCGGGATTAAATATATCCAAATTTTGTATAAAATACTCTTCCGGCTCACAATCTGCAAGTATCCATCTCCCGTATCCAAAATAGATAAACTGAAAAAGAACATCTGCGGGAAAAATTCCTGAATTAATAAACTCCTGAACTTCTTTGTCATCTCTAAAAATCCAGAGATAGTAAAGGATTCGGTTAATAAACTCATCTTTATTTTTATTCAAATTAAGAATCTTAATAAATTCTTCACAGGTAAGATAGTTAAGAATATTTCTGATGGTATTAATCTGAACATCTTCAAAGAAATATTTGGCTTCTGATTTTTGTGTTGTATTCATGATCTTAACCACTCCTTTTTCCCCAATATAATATGACTAAAAATTAGTTTTTTTTAAACATTTATATACTATATTAAAAGTATTACTTTTATCTAAAAAAGGTTATATTTTTTCATTTTTCTTACAAGTTCAAAGTCTGACTTGTAAAAGTAGAAATTTTATTGTGCTATACAAAGCGATACAAAGAAAAAACTGGTTTATATGAGATTATTTACAGGAATAGATCTTCCATTAGAGACGAAAGAAGAATTAGAGTCAATCGTATATGGCTTAGAAGGTGTTAAAGTCGTCAAAAAAGAAAACTTTCACATTACTCTAAGCTTTTTAGGAGAAGTAGAGCAAAAGAGAATTGCAGATATATCAGAAGCTCTTTCTGAAGTAAACTCTTCTCATTTTTCACTTTCCGGTAAAGGCTGCGGAACCTTCATGATGAATGATGGTTCGGGAGTAATTTTTTTTCGCTTATATGAAAACCCGCTTTTAACACAGGTTCAAAAGGCGCAGGAAAAGATCCTGAGAAGTCTCGGATTTCGCTTAAAAAAACAATCCTATGTG is a window from the Leptospiraceae bacterium genome containing:
- the thpR gene encoding RNA 2',3'-cyclic phosphodiesterase, whose protein sequence is MRLFTGIDLPLETKEELESIVYGLEGVKVVKKENFHITLSFLGEVEQKRIADISEALSEVNSSHFSLSGKGCGTFMMNDGSGVIFFRLYENPLLTQVQKAQEKILRSLGFRLKKQSYVPHITLGRFKSIPPGLPEYLEENANISIEIPEIDEFQLFSSVLKKEGAIYKIEEVFSFF